The following proteins come from a genomic window of Malus domestica chromosome 02, GDT2T_hap1:
- the LOC139190731 gene encoding UDP-glycosyltransferase 91C1-like → MERKDQKKLQIAMFPWLAYGHLMPFLEVSKFLAQKGHQISFISTPKNINRLRSSSFSPLIDFVELPLPVVDGLPESVESTSELPINKVPYLKKAYDLLKPSVTHFIQHSGVNWVVHDFICYWMPRVATQLGVNSVYFNITNATTLAFFGPPSELLSDKRKRPEDFTVVPEWVDYPSNVAFKLHEMVSHWDCMDEVSDFQRLSGAIQDCNFVTMRSCTEFESDAVSLLRKIYGKPVVPLGLLPLGSAPHQHGVADDRGDEKWGVLREWLENKKPNSVVYIALGTEVTLSQELMHELARGIEKSGLPFIWVVNNRPLVEGVLGSDIIPFGFQTQVEDRGLVLRGWAPQLKILGHPSVGGFLTHCGWSSVVEALGFGRALILFSGANADQGLISRLMHEKRVGLEVPRDEQDGSFTSDSVAEVTRRVMVEKEGESIRSNAWAMKEIFGNLELNNTCLDEFTRVLETWPPSG, encoded by the coding sequence ATGGAGAGAAAAGATCAGAAGAAACTTCAAATAGCCATGTTCCCATGGCTAGCCTACGGCCACCTAATGCCATTTCTCGAGGTCTCCAAGTTCTTGGCTCAAAAGGGTCACCAAATCTCCTTCATCTCCACCCCCAAAAACATCAATCGCCTCCGATCCTCCTCCTTTTCCCCGCTCATCGATTTCGTCGAGCTTCCTCTCCCCGTCGTTGACGGCTTACCGGAATCCGTTGAGTCCACCTCCGAGCTACCAATCAACAAAGTCCCTTACCTCAAGAAAGCCTACGACTTGCTCAAGCCTTCAGTCACGCATTTCATCCAACACTCGGGCGTCAACTGGGTCGTCCATGACTTCATTTGCTACTGGATGCCTCGAGTCGCCACTCAGCTCGGAGTCAACTCGGTCTACTTCAACATCACCAACGCCACTACCTTGGCTTTCTTCGGTCCTCCGTCCGAGTTACTCAGTGATAAACGCAAGCGGCCGGAGGACTTTACGGTTGTCCCCGAGTGGGTCGACTATCCTTCCAACGTTGCTTTTAAGCTGCATGAGATGGTGAGCCACTGGGATTGCATGGACGAGGTCTCCGATTTTCAGAGACTCTCGGGTGCGATTCAAGATTGTAATTTTGTGACTATGCGGAGCTGCACCGAGTTCGAATCTGACGCGGTGAGTTTGCTCAGGAAGATCTACGGCAAACCCGTTGTTCCACTCGGGCTGCTTCCTCTCGGCTCAGCACCACATCAGCATGGCGTCGCTGACGATCGAGGGGATGAGAAGTGGGGAGTGTTGAGAGAGTGGCTCGAAAATAAGAAACCGAACTCGGTGGTTTACATCGCCCTCGGCACCGAGGTGACTCTGAGTCAAGAGTTGATGCACGAGTTGGCACGTGGGATAGAGAAATCCGGGTTGCCCTTTATTTGGGTGGTCAACAATCGCCCGCTAGTGGAGGGCGTGTTGGGGTCCGACATCATTCCATTCGGGTTTCAAACTCAAGTGGAAGATCGAGGCTTGGTATTGAGAGGTTGGGCCCCACAACTTAAGATTCTAGGTCATCCCTCGGTTGGGGGTTTCCTAACTCATTGCGGTTGGAGTTCTGTTGTCGAGGCATTAGGGTTTGGGCGGGCTTTGATTTTGTTTTCGGGTGCGAATGCGGACCAAGGGTTGATCTCGAGATTAATGCACGAGAAGCGGGTCGGGTTGGAGGTACCAAGGGATGAGCAAGATGGGTCGTTTACGAGTGACTCGGTGGCCGAAGTGACTAGGCGAGTGATGGTGGAGAAAGAAGGTGAGTCGATAAGGTCAAATGCATGGGCCATGAAGGAGATATTTGGCAACTTAGAGTTGAACAACACGTGCTTGGACGAGTTCACTCGGGTCCTTGAAACTTGGCCCCCTTCAGGCTAA